The Balneolales bacterium ANBcel1 genomic sequence GGTATGATGGGACTTCCCACCAGGCTGATGCGCCCGATCCAGACATACCACAAGAGCAGAAAGCGGTTCATCCAGCGGGATTCACGGTATGGTAGAAAAAGTGAAATCGTGTGCTTTTTGGTATCTGAAATATTGATCTCAACCGATTTTTTTTTGTGATGCCTCAGAATCGCCGGCAAAGTGAATACCGGTGCCATCACCAATATCAGGGGGGTCGACACCGTGAGGTCAAGGAGCCTTTTCAGGAAGATATTCCACCGGGTGAAATAGGAGAGGTCGGCATCGATTACAGGAAGGTCATCCAGGTATTCGACATTTGTTTTGCCGACGATGTAATCGAGGGAGTCTGCAACGATTCGGGGAAAGACGTTCGTTTCCCTGAGTTCGGAAATCGTTCTCAAAATCTGATCATGATCAACTGCCGGCAGCGTAAAAATGATCTCATCCACCTTATGATACTTTACAAGTTTCAGCACGGATGAGAGGTCACCGATTACCGGTACATTATCCACTTCATCCCGATGATAGTTTGGCTCCCGGGTTACCAGACCGACCAGCTGGTAATTCCAGTCTGGGCGGGATCGAAGTTTTCGGATTAGCTCGGGTGTCCGGTCATTAATTCCCGCAAGCAGCACTTTTCTGGAAAGAAAGCTGCCTGGAACACCTGGCGCTTTTCTGGACCGGTTGATCTTGATCATTCGCATCGCACTCAAAATGATCACTCCTCCCATGGCGCTCAAAAGCAGAATAAGCCTGGAAAATGCAAAATCCCGGAGAAAGAAAGTGATCAACACCACTCCGGCAAAAGCGATACCGGTACTTTTAATTACGGCGGGAATGGAGTATCGGTTCTTCCCATATAATTCGTGGTAGAGTGCTGCTGCGAGAAACAGCAGGCTCAGCAGGACATTAACCGACAGGAACTGAAGGTGAAAACGCTCAGCGATACTTACAATCGGAATCTCGTATCTCCAGACAAATAACACGATGATGAGAATGTTGAGCACAAACAAATCCACAACCGGCTGAAAAACCTTTCTGGCAATAGTATTCAAATAGGATATTAAACCTTTCACTACGATTCCGGACAGGATAAAAATCCGAAAGAAAAAGGTATACCCAAAACTGTAATGCTTTTTGAAGAACTGGTACATCGCCTTGTTGAAGGTAATGACATAGTCCAGGTTTTCCTTTTTGGTACTCTCCCCCTTGTAGTGGATGATACTTGTCGCCGGTTGATAGTCAATTTTCCACCCTTTCTTCTGCACACGGTAGCAAAGATCGATATCTTCGCCGTACATAAAGAATTGTTCATCAAAACCGTCAAGCTCTTTAAGGACGTCTGTGCGGA encodes the following:
- a CDS encoding glycosyltransferase encodes the protein MTSHKETDKPGRGTEQSKTDGSRPDMDAETTTAVDISIVIVNYNVKEFVANLLGSLEKAAHGLKLQIFVVDNASSDGSAGYLKKRYPDVNYILNNDNIGFGRANNQAIRQARGKYTLLINPDTIVRQDTLTVMFRHLEDHPDTAAAGCKILNPDGTFAPESRRSVPTPMSALYKMVGLPRLFPNSSRFSAYYLGGTDENTAGPVPVLSGAFMFFRTDVLKELDGFDEQFFMYGEDIDLCYRVQKKGWKIDYQPATSIIHYKGESTKKENLDYVITFNKAMYQFFKKHYSFGYTFFFRIFILSGIVVKGLISYLNTIARKVFQPVVDLFVLNILIIVLFVWRYEIPIVSIAERFHLQFLSVNVLLSLLFLAAALYHELYGKNRYSIPAVIKSTGIAFAGVVLITFFLRDFAFSRLILLLSAMGGVIILSAMRMIKINRSRKAPGVPGSFLSRKVLLAGINDRTPELIRKLRSRPDWNYQLVGLVTREPNYHRDEVDNVPVIGDLSSVLKLVKYHKVDEIIFTLPAVDHDQILRTISELRETNVFPRIVADSLDYIVGKTNVEYLDDLPVIDADLSYFTRWNIFLKRLLDLTVSTPLILVMAPVFTLPAILRHHKKKSVEINISDTKKHTISLFLPYRESRWMNRFLLLWYVWIGRISLVGSPIIPDRVPHFANVKPGLCGLRQLSENQLYHEEEKVRYELYYLQNYSVWLDLDLILKTLIYRRPTLEPIDRNL